The following is a genomic window from Sphaerotilus microaerophilus.
TGGTCGAGGCGATTTGCTCCACCAGGGCATCGAAGTTCCGGGTGTTGATCTCGTCGCCGTCCATGATGTTCAGGCGCTGCACGTTCAGGGCCTTGTAACCCTCAAACGTGCTGTTGACCGGATCGGTGTCGATGCAAAGCGGCGTCTGCCCCTTGCTCGCTTTGTACTGCGCAATGGTGGCCGCGATCATCGACTTGCCGACGCCGCCCTTGCCCTGCAAGACCATGTGAATTTTCGCCATTACAGTAAATCCTCTTTATTCGGTTTCGGGTTGTAGTTGAAGCCGGCGATCCCTGCCGACTCGGGTTTCTTCGGCTCGGGTGCCTTCGGCTTCCTCGCCTTCGACCCCCCTTCCTGTTGCGCCGGCTTCTCCCCTTTGGCCTGGTTGGCCGCCGGGGGAGGCACCGGCGCGGGTGCTGCTGGTGCGGCCTTGATGTACCGCTGGACGTGCTTGCGGAACGTCTCGTAGCTGCACTTGACCCGGCCGATCTCGCGCATGTCCTCGTAGATCGTCGTCACTGCATAGCCAGCATCCATCGCGGCTTTCACGTCCACGCGCACGGCCAGGAATGCAACGGCCGTCGCGTCCTGTCGGCGCTTCTTGGCGGCCCGTTTCTCGATCCGCGCGGCCAGCTCTTGGGGGTAGCTGCTTTCTGCCATCGCCTCGCTTCCGTGGTTTGTAAATAGCCGTCATTTTCATGTATCGACCCGTGGAAAGTCTATGTAAAGCGCGTGGATAGCAGCTTGACACCGCTGCATCTAGCGCGCTTTCCGGGCATTGTACGCCTTCATTCGATATATCCGCCATCTTTTCGCGCTAAATGCAGACAGATGCGAAGGTTTCGGTATAGACTTTCCTTGGTGTTATCAACGCCGTAAGGCGGGCAGGATGTGCGAAGTTAGCTAACCGGCGGGCCGGTTATCTATCTTCGCTGTCCCTTATTCGCGCCTGCGGCACTCAACGGGCATCCTGCTCTGCGAGGCTGCCGGCTACCGCCGGCCAAGAAGCGAGAGACGAACGACATGGGCTACATCAATCCGCTGCTGGAGCTTCCAGCAGGCCGCGAACTCCAGGCGCTTCCGGTTGCCGACCGGCAGCGCCTTGCCCGCGTGCTGCGCGAGCTGCGCACGCAGGCCAACGACGAGGCGGAAAAGGCATGGGCACGCCGCAAGGGGCCGATGGCCGCCTACTGGCGAGCCGTGGCGACCTACGCGCGACACACGGCGCACGCGCTCAAGGGGTAGCGACATGGAAGCCGACGAACAGCCGACCGCGAAGCGGCGGCAGCACCTACGGGTGCCGGTGTTCCCCGACGAGAAGGAACAGATCGAGGCGAACGCCAAGAGGGCCGGGGTCAGCGTGGCGCGCTACCTGCGCGACGTGGGCCAGGGCTACCAGATCAGGGGCGTCATGGATTACGAGTACGTGCGCGAGCTGGTGCGGGTGAATGGCGACCTCGGCCGGCTGGGCGGTTTGCTCAAGCTATGGCTCACCGACGACCCGCGCACGGCCCGCTTCGGAGACGCCACGATCCTTGCCCTGCTGGGCCGGATCGAAGCCACCCAGGACGAAATGAGCCGACTCATGAAGTCCGTGGTGCAGCCGAGGGCCGAGCCTTGAGCTTTTTAGCGGCTAAAAAGCCAGGGGCTGGCCGATGATCGCCAAGCACGTACCCATGCGCTCGCTGGGCAAGTCCGACTTCGCCGGCCTGGTGAACTACGTCACCGACGCGCAGAGCAAGGATCACCGGCTGGGCCAGGTGCAGATCACGAACTGCGATGCCGTGTCCGTGCAGGACGCCATCACCGAGGTTCTGGCGACCCAGCACACGAACACGCGGGCCAAGGGCGACAAGACCTATCACCTGATCGTCAGCTTCCGGGCCGGCGAGCAGCCCAGCGCCGACACCCTGCGGGCGATTGAGGAACGTATCTGCGCCGGGCTGGGTTACGGCGAACACCAGCGCGTCAGTGCCGTTCACAACGACACCGACAACCTGCACATCCACATCGCCATCAACAAGATTCACCCGACCCGGAACACGATGCACGAGCCGTACTACTCGCATCGGGCGCTGGCCGAGCTTTGCACGGCCCTGGAGCGCGACTACGGGCTGGAGCGGGACAACCACGAACCACGCCAGCGCGGTGCCGAGGGCAGGGCGGCCGACATGGAGCAGCACGCGGGCGTGGAAAGCCTGGTCGGCTGGATCAAGCGGGAATGCCTGGACGAGATCAAGGGCGCGCAGTCCTGGCAGGAGCTGCACCAGGTCATGCGCGACAACGGCCTGGAACTGCGCGAGCGTGCGAACGGCCTGGTGATCGAGGCCGGCGACGGAACGATGGTCAAGGCGAGCACCCTAGCCCGCGACCTTTCCAAGCCGAAGCTGGAGGCGCGGCTTGGCCCGTTCGAGGCTTCGCCCGAACGGCAGACACGAACCAAAGCGAAGCGGCAGTACCAGAAAGACCCGATCCGCTTGCGCGTGAACACGGTCGAGCTGTACGCCCGGTACAAGGCCGAGCAGCAGACCTTGACCGCGACACGTGGGCAGGCGCTGGAGCAGGCCCGCCGGCGCAAGGATCGGCTGGTCGAGGCCGCGAAGCGTTCCGGCCGCCTGCGCCGCGCGACGATCAAGGTGATCGGCGAGAGCGGCCCGAACAAGAAGCTGCTGTATGCCCAGGCCAGCAAGGCCCTGCGCGACGAAATCCAGGCGATCAACAAGCAGTACCAGCAAGACCGCCAGGCCCTCTACGACAGCCACAGCCGCCGCACGTGGGCCGACTGGCTCAAGAAGGAAGCGACCCACGGCAACGCGGAGGCGTTGACCGCCCTGCGCGCCCGCGAGGCGGCGCAGGGCTTGAAAGGCAACACCATCCAGGGCCGGGGCGATCCGCGCCCCGGCCATGCCCCGGTGACGGACAACATCACCAAGAAGGGCACCATCATCTTCCGCGCCGGCCTGACGGCCGTTCGGGACGATGGCGACAAGCTGCAAGTCTCGCGCGAGGCCACGCGCGAGGGCTTGCAAGAAGCTCTACGGCTGGCGATGGAACGCTACGGCAGCCGCATCACCGTCAACGGCACCACGCAGTTTCAGGCGCAGATCATTCGCGCGGCCGTTGATTCCCAGCTACCCATCACGTTCGCCGATCCGGCCCTGGAGAGCCGGCGGCTTGCGCTATTGAAGAAGGAGAACACCCATGAGCGACCCGACCGAACCGAGCGAGCCGACCAGCGACCCGCAGAGCATCGAGGACGAGCTGGACGCGGCCCTGGCGGCCCTGGACAGCGCGCCGCTACCCACGACGACGCTGCCCGACCCATCGCCGTCGCCCGAGCAGGCTTCGGGCGACCAGGTGGCGGGCGAGCCGGCACCGCCGGCGTTCACGCCGGAGCCGTCCACCGGAAGCCCGACATTGGACGCATTGGACGAGTCCCGCCGCCCCAAAGCCAGCACCGTTTGCGAACACTGTCCCAACTCGGTGTGGTTCGCATCGCCGGCGGAAGTGAAGTGCTATTGCCGCGTGATGTTCCTCGTCACCTGGAGCAGCAAGGAACCCAACCAGATCACCAACTGCGACGGGATATTTCTCGGCCAGGATCAGGAGTAGCAGCGGCCCCGCCGGGCCTCGCGGCGGCGGATAAATACATCGCCGAACGCGAGTCGAAACGCTCGAAAGGTTTCGATATACCGAAGCACGCGCGATATACTGCCGGTGAAGGTGGCCTTGCTTTCGAGGGTGTCCGCAACATCGAGGGCCAGGCGCTGGCCCTGTTGAAACGAGGCGATGAGGTCATGGTGATGCCCATTGACCAGGCCACGGC
Proteins encoded in this region:
- a CDS encoding TraK family protein, which translates into the protein MAESSYPQELAARIEKRAAKKRRQDATAVAFLAVRVDVKAAMDAGYAVTTIYEDMREIGRVKCSYETFRKHVQRYIKAAPAAPAPVPPPAANQAKGEKPAQQEGGSKARKPKAPEPKKPESAGIAGFNYNPKPNKEDLL
- the traI gene encoding TraI/MobA(P) family conjugative relaxase, whose translation is MIAKHVPMRSLGKSDFAGLVNYVTDAQSKDHRLGQVQITNCDAVSVQDAITEVLATQHTNTRAKGDKTYHLIVSFRAGEQPSADTLRAIEERICAGLGYGEHQRVSAVHNDTDNLHIHIAINKIHPTRNTMHEPYYSHRALAELCTALERDYGLERDNHEPRQRGAEGRAADMEQHAGVESLVGWIKRECLDEIKGAQSWQELHQVMRDNGLELRERANGLVIEAGDGTMVKASTLARDLSKPKLEARLGPFEASPERQTRTKAKRQYQKDPIRLRVNTVELYARYKAEQQTLTATRGQALEQARRRKDRLVEAAKRSGRLRRATIKVIGESGPNKKLLYAQASKALRDEIQAINKQYQQDRQALYDSHSRRTWADWLKKEATHGNAEALTALRAREAAQGLKGNTIQGRGDPRPGHAPVTDNITKKGTIIFRAGLTAVRDDGDKLQVSREATREGLQEALRLAMERYGSRITVNGTTQFQAQIIRAAVDSQLPITFADPALESRRLALLKKENTHERPDRTERADQRPAEHRGRAGRGPGGPGQRAATHDDAARPIAVARAGFGRPGGGRAGTAGVHAGAVHRKPDIGRIGRVPPPQSQHRLRTLSQLGVVRIAGGSEVLLPRDVPRHLEQQGTQPDHQLRRDISRPGSGVAAAPPGLAAADKYIAERESKRSKGFDIPKHARYTAGEGGLAFEGVRNIEGQALALLKRGDEVMVMPIDQATARRMSRIAVGDAVTITPKGSIKTSKGRSR
- the traJ gene encoding conjugal transfer transcriptional regulator TraJ, producing the protein MEADEQPTAKRRQHLRVPVFPDEKEQIEANAKRAGVSVARYLRDVGQGYQIRGVMDYEYVRELVRVNGDLGRLGGLLKLWLTDDPRTARFGDATILALLGRIEATQDEMSRLMKSVVQPRAEP